GTCCAGAAGATGGCCACGATCATGTGCCTCTCGAGAAGAGAAAACAAGATGTCTCACCCTCTGAAGTCACGGTAacattaaaatatttattttcattttgatttgaTGTTTTTAATATACTTTAAAATGTTTCCACTGCTTAATATACTCTAAAAATGTTTCCACTGCATACAAAATGACTATTCAAAAAAATTCCTGGAATGCTTAAATATTAGAAAGGTATCTTTGTTTACAGGGGTCAGCGTTCAGTAGTGTCCAGTGGGATGCTAATGCCACAGAAGAAGCTTCTAATGTGATGACAAAGACAATAGATGCCACTGGCTCCAGCAGCAACTCCACCTACCTTAAATCTGAGGCCACCTTTGAGTCAAGTGAGTCTGTGGTGAATTAGAAGAAAGCTGTGTGCCTTGTAACTTATCTAACCATCATTTTATGAATTCTGTTaaaaccagccaatcaaatatttAACATGTTTACATTTCCAGCATACAAGTACAGCCAGTGTGACTCCCAGATTGACAGGACTTTGGATTATGAATTTGATTTTCATAAGGTACTTAACATGATCTTTTACATTCAAATTTAATTCATATTGCTGAATGCTTTTGTTTACAGCAATATACGTAGTGCATagtgcaaagaaaatacacctGAGTTAGACTTTGTATTTCCTAGTCAAATCGATGGCCTTTGTGATGTTAGACTTTTGCTCTAGCCATTGAGCTACAGGGGTGTTGCTTGTATATTTTATCACATACTTTTGATTTTCAGAAAATTGAAGATGGAAGCATCACAGTGAATGAGTTCCTGAGGCACTTTGGCATCGACTTTGTCATCCACAGATCCCGCCCAAGTGCCCTCCCTGACAATGTGAGAATCATACGACTCAGTGTTTGTGAATCAGTGTTTGTGATCTTGTGATGTACTGGTAAATgcttaaaggggaactatgcagtttgtttagcttaatttacctcaacttcacagcttcagagtcattggaatggttatatgagtTTTTCTGGGGTGAATGGTGatcgtctcgcttccccctagcgtctgtgagcagaaaaaacacccttgcaacGTTGGGCTGGCGGACTCGGAGACAAAAAGTCTTGCAGCCTCgcgatgtaacaaattgctttactgaactacacacatacacgctaggcagcggctagaacaaggtagagATGGAgcttctcagacattcgtcatggtAAGCAAAAAGCGAGTAAACCGTTGTCGGAGGAACAGGGAACGAGGAAACAGCAGACTGACCGATTGAGGAGTGCCGTACAAGATATACTCTAAAGCTGTTGAAAGAGAAACCTGCGAGCAAAAAGCTAGAAAACCGCAAAGAAATTACCAAAACTGCGTAGTTTCTCTTTAAGATCTCTCCACATtcacatgaaacatgactcctTTCCGTAGTTTTCACCTAACCCTACACCACAATTGGAAGACTTACTGAAGGAGATGTACATCTACCGGCCTAAACAGAGGATTTATGAAGTTGACTGTGGAAAGCTTACTGATAAGGTTGAGGGGTATGTATCTATGGCTAATGTCAAAAGAAGAGCAATAGCCAGTAACTTTGATATATAATGCTGTAAAATGTCTATGTCTGATCAAATTTCTGAAGACCGATACAGAACAGTACATTTAGAAATGCACAATAGCCCTTAAAAtgagcaacacttcataaacaaATGTTGCATATAAATGTAAGTGTTATTTTACTTGATAAAACAGTAGATGTTTCTTACATTATATATCTGGTTTTAGCCTCAAGTCAAGAATGCAGCAACAAGACCATCCCCTCAAACACATCAATGAGTCACTTTTGCCGGAGTTAGCAAATCTCTCTAAGGAACAGGTATTGACCTGATATCAATTAATTGTGGTGTTCATTGGTGTTGACTGTAGAGCTTTTCACATTTGTCTGACTGACAtttatttgactttttttttccttcaagtTACTGAGCTTTGGTTCCAAGTTGAAAGAAAGGAAGGTGTATTTTCGAAAGAGAAGCAAAATGATTTCTCATGAAATGAAGACAGGAATGTATTCAGAACTTGTGCATACAACACAGGTATGAGCTGTATACCAAAACTAATCAAATATTTTACAATGTTACACACATGAATTCAACAatattctttttatttttctacAAAAACCTTCAGGAGGCCAAACAGAAACTTGAGGAAAAGGTGTTGGAAACAGACACATTGCTGAAAGATCTTGATGCCTGTATTCATGACTTGGAAGCTGGTATGACTTACTTTTTTTTCCTTGAGCCACATGGTTTTTACTGACATTGAAAAATAGTAATAGTGGTATATTACTCCAGACCCTTCTACACGACAGTTTCCTCTTGTTTGATTCTGTAGAACTGGCAGCTGTTGATTGTGCCCTAAGCGTTGACCAAGTGCATGTACAGAGTGATGTCCAGCCAGCCCTTAAAAAGAGACAAGAAGGTAAAACGCCACACATTTTGCTTCCCTAAACTCTGAAAAAGCATTTAGTCATATTACAGGTAATTCACACacttgtgttttgttgtttatCTAGAACTGGAACGATTAGATAGTGCTGTTGCTGAAAAAGAAAGGTAAGCATTTTCTTTAAGAGTATAGAAGAGTAAAATATTATAATATGCATTTTCTCACAATTACAAAGGCAAGGTACCTAAAGGTGACTACACCTACATAAGCCCTTTGTATGATATAATGGATATCTTAACACAAAACGTTACGCAAGATTTCCATTGGTGATTGCAATACATTAAAGTACAATGGCATCTCAGACTATTCAGCTTTAGTGTCGATGTAAAGATTTGTTGCAAAAAAAATATGCTGGTGATCTGCGCAGGCAAATGGTCGACATGGAAaatgagaagaagaaaaaggcaGAAAAATTGGAGCGATTACGTGAGGAGATGAAGGATATAGAGAAACACACCTCTGTCCTACACAGGTAATTTGCTGATATATTTAGAGAAAAGATTGCTGTCCTGATGATTTTTCCCTtattgtttggattttttttgttcatacATTTTTGCTATTGTTCCAGTGTGAACGAATGGAAGTTGAGTCTGAAAGAACACGAAAGGACTCGATTCAGTTTTCTACATCAGATGCTATTCTTGGAGGTGGTACATCAACCGTCCAGTGGTACGTAGCGCTTTGTTGATACTCTTAAATATGAGCAtcacagagactttctaatgagaagacacagcactcaaagaatcctctatagaaatgcatgggaaTCGTTCGTAATGCTAATATAGCAGTAGTCTCTACTAGGGTTGCAAAGAggcggaaaatttccggtaaatttcccgaaacttaccatgggaagttaGGCTGtagaattttggaaatattccaaattggaaactttaatggaattaaaggaaattatgggaatttacgggaattaactgggaattttgggtaattcatacaaactgtttcatatacaaacattaacattttgtttcgtaatgagcaatatgatttgtatgttcctattttcgcttagcttagcatacaaagctagctagcatgcttgcgggaatcccattctctgcctattgtTCACTAgcgtgctaaactagcaacactgaactgcccaagatacaccacaccactcaacaacaaaatcctattggttggaacattttttCCCATGCACATGAACGCGCCATAAGattcctttatgtctagcctATGCtaaattgctgtgtgcatgtgactgacagatgtgcagggtagaaattcaACCCTAgtctctacacatatcccgccccttcctgtatgcctccccattcacttgaataggtaCATAGCTGCCCGATAACTGCCCAAAGTGCATTACAAGATGGCTGCAGAGTTGCCTGAAAGGACTTTGGTATCAATCACAAATGTCCTTATGTGTATCATTTGTAATTTTCCCTTAGGAATGCTTGCCCCAAAAGGTGAAATGGCACAGAAACTTTGTGACATTTCGTTTGATTTTCGATTAGACGGTACGTTCTTAATCATGTCCATTTAGTCTTTTTATTCTTCTCATTCTATCATATGATCATTTTATTCtcatcactttttttccccgtcTTGAACAGCTGAAAAATCTAAGTGTCACACCGTAATGGTTCATGACCTGCTCTCCCAACTTCTCAAGTCTGGAAAGGATTGGTTAAAGAGGTACTCCACCACTCTCGACATTCCCATGGTAAGTTTTCGTGGCGAAAGGGAAAACTGAAAGAGCTGCTTATCGGACCATTCTGTGACCCTCCTCCTAGGTCTGAACAGCCACTACTGGAGGGCACTAAATAGGCATATCTCCAAATTCCTTTTTGCAAAAGCAACATATTGAACCATACAGACTGGAAGTTACCTGCATCTTACAGCTACATATGTTGATTGAATGTGTGTACACAAATCCTATCTCCTAAAATAATCTAGTTGTAGAGTATAACTACAGTTTCTATGCATTTGTTGACAATTTACAGGTTCCAAACAGATAAAAACCAAGAAAAAGTTTGTTAATTGCAGTGATGTTGAGGAATACCTTATTTAAAATGCCATCAGAGCTTGCCATTATTAAGTTCAGTGACATTGTCATCATTGGACAAAAGAAAAGACCTACTTACTATATCTTTAACTCATCAGTGCTAATGTGAGGTAATTGAGCAGCTCTCCCTTCTCAGCTTCTACATGAAGTGAGTCTGGTGGTGAGCCGCATCCGACTTCTCGGTGAGGAGATCCACCGGCTGAAGAGGTGGGGAGCGCTGAGACTGGGTGTCCTGGAGATCAAGTGTGCAGACAGACAGTACGTCTGAAGTCTTTCATCAAGTTCTTAATCTCCCAATGATACTATTCTTATAGTTGCTTCATGCCGTTCTAAGCAGGCCTGTTTAACCTGTCGGATGATTTTTTCCATTACAGGGTCCAAATCGTTTTCTCCAGCCTCAAAGCGTTTGTCAAGTTTCAGCTAACCCTGGCGATTACCAGTGCTTACCCCTTTGGAGGGGTAGCGATCCAGAGCTTCCAGAACTACATTGGAAATACAAGGTTAGTCCTTCACTAAACATGGGTGGTTAAGCTTTGTTTTGTGATTGACAATATACTATATGTATTGTTCATATAGTAaatacagggttcccacgggtcatggaatttctggaatatcatggaattttgggaagtctattccagacatggaaagtcagggaattttatcatttttggggcaaagtcatggaatatcacaGAATTTTGTTgaagcagtttaaaatgtacttacaaaaatacattatacaaatatttccatgcAGGGTTGGTgcatatctggttattagctttactgcttgcttgagtagcccaactttgtttattcaatgctcGTTTATTCATATCCAgatctaaaaaagtaaaagattcttgaatgcTATACGGCTGCTGTGAAATTATTGTCcggtatattgtaccattcattatagtaagtcatggaaattcagttttttttgtcagggaaaagtcatggaattttacatttgacttgacttaaagTGGGAACCCTGAATGTAAAAAAGCCATCAACCATTAAATGCACATGGTTTACTGTGTGAGTGTAACCTGTGTTGTGTAAACTGCAAAGTCTTGTACTGGACTGAACTTCCCTTGGTGATGGCATAAGAGGGGGGTGTGTCATCAAGGAGGttctgtgaatttgtgtgtagtCTGGTTTTAGTGATTACCTTGGTTACTTTCAACATATTTTCAATCACTTTTATTTTCTCCCTCCCAGAGTTGACCAGATTGAGGATTTAGTCTCATCCATTGAACCAGCCAAGGGCTACTTAACCAAGATTATCAAGATGATTCATGATCATATCCTCGTCTAAAACATATTGATGACCGATAGTCCTATATTTGTTATTCAAATACTGGGATACATAATATATATGTTTTCATAATGATTGTTTTTGTCATATTATGTTGCTGTACATGTTTTGTCTGTCATGTGTATTACCCCGTTAAAAAAATTGAACAAATGTTTGTAGAGATAATGTACTCGATGTTTGTGTCCCACAATTAACTCCGAAATTAAGGTATTGAAATCTCACAGACTGGCAGctgagaaaacaaacacattcctgacatgtaaatatttgtacaaaattctgttgttttgtttgtttgtttttttcactcACTTTGCTGTTGATGTTTGGCATATTCAGATTAAACCATCCTTAATAAATGCTTAGGCTTaacattttcattcattcaacctttctTTATTCTCGGAATTTCTTTGAGGGTCGTCCTCATTTCCAGTGGATTTGTCTCTTCCTCATGTATGACTTTATGTAATGCTATTCCATTTGTATTGCATATAAGTGTATAATCCTAATTGACATAATTCCAATaattttttttaagtagttCACTCAGACAGGGCTGAAACGGTTAGGAATCAAAGGTCTTTGGTTCATTGCTTCACTTTTCCCCCAGTGAGGGTTCGATCTTTGTGTGCCATTGACACATAGGAAATGCATGCATCATATTGGAAGTGGCATCATGAATATGCCTGGCGATCCGCCAAAGAGCTCTTTGGATCCGTCAATCAGTAGCATCAACGACAAACTGGAGATGTGACCTCACCTACCCAAGTCCACCTGTTGACAGTAGGGATGGCCGCTATTTAAACACTAGTAAGTGAGAGGAGTCACATGAAATGGATTGGTATGCGTAGGCAATCTGTGATATTTTGCAAAGTAACTGAAAAGCCTACTAGCACCTGTTGACGGGGGTGATGAGTTTGTTTAAAACCTGTTGACGGGGTGATGAGTTTGTTTAAACATGGGGAagtcatttttttgcagtgaccGACCGCGTTGAAATTAGTTCCCAGATCTGGCGTACCACTGTCGGCAGATCTGGCGGTCCTCTGGCGTTTTGCTCATCGGTTTAAATGCCCCAATATTTTGgcactattggtctaaaatcttttttcatttattcagtTATGCTCTGTTTTAATAACATTTCATGTATTTTCTTGATATTCATAACAAGTTAAATTGAAAGAGATGGTAGTCCAATGGTGGACCAGAAGTGGCATGTCACCAGTGGTCCGCTATCAATCTGATTTTGCATCTGGGTTAGCAGTGGGGTGTTTTGATaatttacattaacattaattcATACATTAACatgtattcatttggcagacgaGCAGGGCTGTGTAAAGTGCTACAAAAAATAGTCTGTGCTATGGATGATTTACCAGTTTAGCACCAGTGACGCCTTATTTAACATGTTTATAGACtctagaccagtgtttcccaacctTTTTTCCTTGAAGGCCCCTTTGCCTGTGTCTAAGACAAGCCAGGGCCCCCTACCCCAACTCCtacccgcatacacacacaaagaataaaGTGATTAATTACAAACTTATAAGTTCAGAGGTAATACATAGCTATTTAAATGTggaacaaaaatatgttttatattttttatgatATTTGGATCATACAGAATTTTGATTATCCAATTTGGTGTGTTATTGGGATTTTAtacatttcatgtgcacaaatATAATTTTGGTAACCTTACAACCTCAGCCCAGGCAACATTGTGCGGACCCCCTGCAATCTCTGGCGACCCCTAGTGGGATCCGCGGACCCCAGGTTGGGAACCACTGCTCTAGaccaggggttctcaaacttttgtgggccggggacccctcatggagtggaaaattctccaaggacccctcataatcacaacacataaaacttaagttaatcatgtactgtagctgtatagcctttttttctgttagatgcttatgttatatgtattttaaaaacatagtAACAGAGTGCTAAtaccacattttttttaaaggtttgttgtttctttgtcaaatgtaggcctattatgttgaacacatagtgtttgcttcacataACTTTCATTTTTTGGCAGTTAATTAATAGTAAAGTGTTTTGACGTATTGATGCAACGTATCAGCAGATCAATTTGGTCAAATAATActgataggctactgtagcatttttcgccatataagacaatttcatattttgtagcaAACTGCGCTGCggaccccactttgaaaaccaatGCTCTAGACGATGCTAGAAATTCTGTGGATtgtgcaacaaaacaaaacaaaagtagtGTCTGTAGTACCATTGCTATGAGTAAAACAAGTTAAGTATTCAAGCTACTGTGCAGGAGACCCAGCTAGGAATTACTACTACATCTGTCAATATTACTAGAGGATAGGAGCATGTGCCTACTAGTCAGTGTGGGAGGAGGAGGTAAGGGGAAAGGAAGGAGGGAAGACTGGTAAGTGCGCTAGAAGAGGAGTTGCATCTTGAGTTGCATCAAGAGTTTTTTGCTCTGGTAGCCCTTGGCAGATCGAACCGCCAGACTTACCCAGCCCAAGTCCGCCTATTGCCATCGCTTTGGCTAAACATGGGGgcgtaagagtgtgtgtattactCATTTTCTGCAGAGAAAAAGTGGGGTAACCATATGGGGGTAAGGTATTTTGATAATATGCCCATCAAAGGATGTGATCTAGCCTGCTCATATTACAGTTCTGTTCACCCCGAAGCAACAGCGCCCTCTAGTCACAAAATTCGACGGCCGTTCGTAGTGCAAGTTGAGATGATGTGTGGCGGAAAAGAAGGCCTTGACTTTTATTAATCACATGTCTACAACTGGGTGTATAAAATCAGAAACAAAATAAGATATCATGAAAAAGGTTTATTCACAACATTTTCGTAGAAAACATTTAAACATGGTGATTTCGTCTCGCTGTCATGTGTAGTGATGTTACTCCTGTGGTGGTCCCATAATCAATCTGGAGAAAGGGAATCAAGAcacattactcacacacacacacatttctgtacAAATGCAaactaacaataacaataggAGGTGGTCATACCTTAACACTTAGACGCGGAGGGGGTTATTCTAATTTCTTGGGATTGTTGACAGCCACATAATGGTACAGCACCACAAGCAGGAACAGCGACACGCCGAGCATGTTGGCAAATATTGCCAGTTGAACGTCAGTAACCATGCTAAAATATGAGATGAAAAGCACAAGCTTTAGATCGTGGCACTGCCTACCAACGTATGTGTATTAGAAAT
The nucleotide sequence above comes from Alosa sapidissima isolate fAloSap1 chromosome 6, fAloSap1.pri, whole genome shotgun sequence. Encoded proteins:
- the ost4 gene encoding dolichyl-diphosphooligosaccharide--protein glycosyltransferase subunit 4, with amino-acid sequence MVTDVQLAIFANMLGVSLFLLVVLYHYVAVNNPKKLE